Genomic window (Oncorhynchus masou masou isolate Uvic2021 chromosome 9, UVic_Omas_1.1, whole genome shotgun sequence):
ccctgatgtccttacacagctctttggtcttggccattgtggagaggttggagtctgtttgattgagtgtgtggacaggtgtcttttatacaggtaacgagttcaaacaggtgcagttaatacaggtaatgagtggagaacaggagggcttcttaatgaaaaactaacaggtctgtgagagccggaattcttactggttggtaggtgatcaaatacttatgtcatgcaatatgtgattttctggatttttgttttagattccgtctctcacagttgatgtgtacctatgataaaaatgacagacctctataAGCTTTgtaatagaaaatctttggagggagctgaaagtccgtattgcccaggaatcaggaggatagagttgtggtcggatttacaaaatggagggcgagggagagcttgtatgcgtctctgtgtgtggagtacaggtgatctagattttttccccctctggttgcacatttaacatgttgatacagatttggtagaactgatttaagtttccctgcattaaagtctccggccactatgagtgccacctctgggtgagtggtttcctttttacttatacagctgactgagtgtggtcttatagtgccagcatctgtttgtggtggtaaataaacagtcacaaaaagtatagctgagaactctctaggcaagtagtgtggcctgcaatttatcacaatatactctacctctggcgagcaaaatctagagacctccttagatttcgtgcaccagctgttgtttacaaatatgcccAGACTGCCTCCCCTCGTctcggagtgtgctgttctatcctgccggtgcagcgtatatcccgctagctgaatatccatgtcgtcattcagccacgattccgtgaaacataggatattacagtttttgatgtcccgttggtaggatatttgtgatcgtacctCTTCTAATTtgttgtccaatgattgcacgtttgcgagtaatattgacggtaacgtCAGCTTTCCTACTCGCCTTCTGCGGGTCCTGACGAGGCATCTGGCTCTTcatcctctgtacctgcgtcgcttcctcttgAGAACTACTGGGATGTCGGCCCTGCCGGGTGTTTCGAGAATATCATGCGAGTCTTGCTTGTTGTtcaaaaaatctttgtctaatccgaggtgagtgatcactgtcctgtgttccagaagctcttttctgccgTAGGATACGGTTGAGGAAACATtacgtacaaaataagttacaaataacgcgaaaaaaacacataatagcacatTTGGTTGGGagcccgtaaaactgctgccatttcttccggtgCCATTTTACtgtggtggagtactgcagagatggttgttcttctggaaggttctcccatcctgacagaggatctctggagctctgtcagagtgaccatcgggttcttggtcacctccctgaccaaggcccttctccccgattgctcagtttggcccggcatacagctctagaaagagtcttggtgcttcCTAACtttttacatttaagaatgatagaggccactgtgttcttggggaacttcaatgctgcagacattttttggtacccttccccagatctgtgcctcgacacaatcctgtctcggaactctatggacaattccttcaacctcatggcttggtttttgctctgacatgcacttttaACTGTgtgacattatatagacaggtgtgagcctttccaaatcacgtcgaatcaattgaacttaccacaggtaaagttgtagaaacgtctcatggatgatcaatggaaacaggatgcacctgagctcaatttcaagtctcataacaaaggttctgaatacttgtATACAAGCTAttctgttttttatatttaatacatttgtaaacatttctaaaaacctgttttcgctttgtcattatggatgtAGATTtatacagattttttttatttaatccattttaaaataaggctgtaatgtaacaaaatgtggaaaaagtcaaggggttatactttccgaatgcactgtatttctgatctcTAACAATTGATTGTCATGAAAAAAGTGTTAGGTTAGCTTTGGCTCCATAAGTACGTTATTAGGTCATATGAATGTCTCTCTGTCCAGAGCTTAGTGTGCAGCTTTCTCCTGAGGTATGAGAAAGTATTGTCAAACTACTATGTAATTACAGTTTTTCAAAGTCTCATACGAGCAATTTTGTGATCTATGTTGAAACATATCTATAGCGGAACGGCAACGACCAAATGCTTAACTTTGATAATTGACTTGCTTTGTACCTGACTTGCATATCTTAAACCGCCTTTTGCTAAACTTTTTATACAAATGTCATCAGTGAATTCAAAATTCATTGTTAAGTGTTTTGTTTAACGAAAATGAACACATTGTTTTCATCAGAAGAAAAATGTGAGAAATTGTGTTCACTGTCTAACTCCAACTGTCATCATCTCCAACATTGTAACCTTCCATTTTAGAGCTTTGCTTTGGTGTGCATTGCGGCCTATACATTCTTATCAGTTGTGTATCTCCATTGTATTCACCTTTCCTTATTTATTTTATGGACTGTGTTTCTGGGCACCAATGGAAGTCTACAAAACTATGAGCAAACCAGCCTATGTATTGAGTACATGGATTTGGATTGTGATGAAACCGATTGAGGAATTCTGCACACAATATGCTTATTGGGAGTAATTGGCCATAATTCTGCCCGTAATAGTTATACTTCCATTTTTGATCCTCTTGATTTAGTCAAATCAAAGTTAATTGGTtgcgtacacagtttagcagatgttatagcgggtTCAGCGAAATACTtctgttactagctcctaacaatgcagtaaaatggCAAACAAGTGCACAAATAATAATCATTTTTAAAAATTATAAAAATCCTCAAGAAATCAAGAAATCTTGTAACATATCAAATTAACAAACCAAATAGCATTGTAACAGTAATACAAATACAATCTATACGTATATACACCAGATGAATTTACACAAGATATACAGTAAGAATGATATGCagtagacatacagtacagtataaagtGGGAAAAACGGTATGTAAACTTTATtaataaagtgaccagtgttcaatgactctatgtacatagcacagcagtctctaaggttcagggtagagtactgggtgggaGCTGTAAGAATATAGAGCCGGGACACCATATTGTTAGCTTTAGGAAACTGTTTAGTAAGTTAACTAACACCGGATGTCGTTACAGAGCATTATGTGTCCTGTAGTACATCTACATCTTACAGTAGGCGGCTACTGACGGAGTCtggctagtggtgactgtttaacagtctaatgtaCTGGAGATagaagtctctcagtcccagcttggATGCTCCATTTCTGAGACTCTCCACCTTCTAGAATCTAGATGGTAGTGGGGGGAACAGGCTATGGccaatgtccttgatgatctttttggccttcctttgacaccgggtgctgtagttGTCCTGGtcggcaggcagtgtgcccccgatgATGTGTTGGGCTGaaggcactaccctctggagagtcatGCGAttgcaggcggtgcagttgccataccatgcgGTAATACATCCATACAAcaagctctcaatggtgcatctgtagaagtttgtgaggtcTTAGGTGCCAAGACAAATTtcctcagcctcctgagtttgaagaagTGCTGTTCCACCTTCTTAACCTTGCTGTTGGTGTGAAGTGACTGCAAAGAAAACGTATTGATCTACTAGGAGTTTAAAGACAGAGTTCTGTCATTGTTCCCAAAAAATGCTCACACCCCATTGAGAAAAACGGAAATACTGGAATTTAGGTTTGATTGAATTGAGCCttttattgtattttattatAGATTTAGACCGCCATCTACGGGTACATTTTTACACTAAAACAATATTACACATGAAGGTCAAGCAGTAAAGAACACACAGAGCATGCTATACAGTTATCTATGTTTGGTGACTTTCTGTTTCAGTTCCATTTGATTCCATAAAACCTCATAAAGATAGTTATATCAAGTATTAAATAAATCCATACAATTACCACACAATGAGACAACGTAAATCACGAAAGTAAAACACTAAATGTCTATTCACAAAGCAATCCGTAAAGCTGCTCAAATGTTTCACACAGCCCAAAGAGCTCTTTCATAGTCAAGTGAGTTTGCTTTGAACTGCCTCCCATATCATGAACTTTGACAGCTGACACAAGTTGTCTTCAGCTCATTCATTCACCTGTTCACATGTCCCCCCAGCCTTCTGTGTGTCTAATGGACAACACATTACACTCTCATAGATTGAGAATTGTTTTTGTACCATTTCCTTtctcttcttcacaaaaaaagaaacagtACCAGACATTACACACACGATCACTGGTTTGCCTTATGTTCAAGGTAATATTAAAAACTAAATAAACATGTCAAATAAACATAAACTGACCTAAAAGAGAAGCCAATTCAAGTATCAACCTGTTTTCTAAACCCATTGACCACATATCTTAATGGTATTTTGTGTGTTGTCTGAGCCCTTGGTTTAGGTGACATGGTAGATTGGGTGATGACAGCAGAGGTTAGCAAAATAGACTAAAAGCTGTGAGGAGGAAATGTGTGCGGATTATTAGCAAAGAATAAAAAGTGTTGAGTGAAAGGGCAGACATAACTAACAAAGACATGGTAGAGGGGCAGAACCAAGTACCAAGAAACATTTTGATATTTCCTCTTTCAGAAATCCTGAGAAATTAATGAGGAAAAAAAAACAGCACTTTGCCATCAACTACtataaatgtatataaaaaaaacatttttctgACAACACGCAAAAAATGAAGTTCTTCTTGGCATAAAAAGTACCTGAAACCCTAAACATAGTTGGCACCTCGTTTAGATTGGTCAATGAATGTCTCAAATGACATCACTAGTTTTATGCAGAGTTAATAGGGAAACACAGCCCAATTTTGTTAACAAAATATGTCCCAAGAGGACCACAAGTGGTAATTTTCTCTCCAGGTTGGCAGAGACACAGTTCCCAGCTATGACATCTAGTCTCACCCACAATTAACAGTAAAGAAGAAAAATCCTTACTGCCAAATACCACATTTTTACAGAACTCACATGGACTCTCAGGCAACCCCATAACATGCAGATAAATATTaacttctctccttctctgtaaAAGTTAgacaattgttttattttttattcttcaGCTGAATTGTATTGTAAACTTTGAGTATTCAAATCCATACTGACAAGTATATTCACTCTGAGAAAATGTTCAATACACCAAAAGAAACAGAGTACAATTCAAACAGCTATATGGAAAATATACTTTTTATTATAAAGTTATTTAAATTTACATatcataaaatacaaataaacaaatGCCACCATACTGTACTGCTATGTGGACCATAGTCCATACAATTCACTTAGGATACCCTGATTGTCAATTATTATTTTCAGTTTAGACTTGAAGTTGTTATTCAAAGCTGTATGAAAATAAATATTATAATTTAGTGTTACAGTTCAAATAAGTGCATGAAATTGTAATCAACTCAGCTTTATAAACAAGGAAGCATGACATTACATCCATTAAAATTTAATAACTTTGTGTTATTAAATAAGATTGGTGTTATTCAATTCACCACTAAATTATCTACATACTTTTTGTTTATCATAATATTTTTATATAAACAACAACCCCAAATGACTCAACTCCTGAACTTCCCAAATGATGGACTGTGTACTGTCTACTTGAGGATTTAAACCACAATACATTACTCAAACTTGTCTTAGTCCTCTCTGAGGTAAGCCTCATGCACGTCATCACTGCCACTCTCTATGAAGGCATACTCCGCCATCCTCTGGATCTCCTCGGCCTGGGTCTCAGTCAGCTTCCTCTCAGCATCCACAGATATCTGCCGGACCTCCTCCACCTGAACCTTGGCCACCTGCAAATTGGTCTTGGCTGTGACAGATGCATGCTCAGCTCCTGGGAAACAAACATAAGACAGTGGTCTTAGTCCAATTTCACCATAACAGAGAAAGTGGCCAAAGATGAAACCTTCAATCCATGATGATAACAGGTCACACTGAGCAGGTGCCCTTGTCCATCATTTCTCTATTGTGCTGCATCATGGGAATTAGAGTACATGGTGACCTGGAGGTTTTAGTCTTCTTTACCATCACAAAGCTGTATTCACTGACAACTACTGATCCATACGTTGGCCAAAGTGAGAGGCTGACAGGTCTTGAAAAAGAGGGGCGCAAACTACAAAGTAGTGAGACGGAGAAAAACAAACATTATGGGGGCGTTTATTAGAGCTTGTAAGTTTATTACTGCACTGACAGGTTAACGTCTGTGTGAGAATAACAGTAATGACGGAGGAATGCTAACTGTCATGGGGAGCAAGGAGCATCCGATTGTCGTTAAGTTCCTCAATTTAGTGGTAAACAGGTTGTATTAGTTCATTCGTACCCCTTTGTCTTTTGCCGAAGCAGGAGCTATTCTTCCTCGTGTCCAAACAaaaacatgacaagtaacaaaacactgatgGACAGTCACACACGTTTAACACAGCCTTTTCAGtaactcattcctctctgcctccttctttccactcctctcctcttttgacctcaccctctcaccttcccccccctactcacaaggcaggcaatacgctcgacctcatctttactagatgctgttcttccactaacctcattgcaactcccctccaagtctccgaccactaccttgtatccttttccctctcgctctcatccaacacttcccacactgcccctactcggatggtatcgcgccgtcccaaccttcgctctctctcccccgctactctctcctcttccatcctatcatctcttccctctgctcataccttctccaacctatctcctgattctgcctcctcaaccctcctctcttccctttctgcatcctttgactctctatgtcccctatcctccaggccggctcggtcctcccctcccgctccgtggctcgacgactcattgcgagctcacagaacagagctccgggcagccgagcggaaatggaggaaaacccgcctccctgcggacctggcatcctttcactccctcctctctacattttcctcctctgtctctgctgctaaagccactttctaccactctaaattccaagcatctgcctctaaccctaggaagctctttgccaccttctcctccctcctgaatcctcctcccccccctcctccctctctgcagatgacttcgtcaaccattttgaaaagaaggtcgacgacatccgatcctcgtttgctaagtcaaacgacaccgctggttctgctcacactgccctaccctgtgctctgacctctttctcccctctctctccagatgaaatctcgcttcttgtgacggccggccgcccaacaacctgcccgcttgaccctatcccctcctctcttctccagaccatttccggagaccttctcccttacctcacctcgctcatcaactcatccctgaccgctggctacgtcccttccgtcttcaagagagcgagagttgcaccccttctgaaaaaacctacactcgatccctccgatgtcaacaactacagaccagtatcccttctttcttttctctccaaaactcttgaacgtgccgtccttggccagctctcccgctatctctctcagaatgaccttcttgatccaaatcagtcaggtttcaagactagttattcaactgagactgctcttctctgtatcacggaggcgctccgcactgctaaagctaactctctcctctgctctcatccttctagacctatcggctgccttcgatactgtgaaccatcagatcctcctctccaccctctccgagttgggcatcttcggcgcggcccacgcttggattgcgtcctacctgacaggtcgctcctaccaggtggcgtggcgagaatctgtctcctcaccacgggctctcaccactggtgtcccccagggctctgttctaggccctctcctattctcgctatacaccaagtcacttggctctgtcataacctcacatggtctctcctatcattgctatgcagacgacacacaattaatcttctcctttcccccttctgatgaccaggtggcgaatcgcatctctgcatgtctggcagacatatcagtgtggatgacggatcaccacctcaagctgaacctcggcaagacggagctgctcttcctcccggggaaggactgcccgttccatgatctcgccatcacggttgacaactccattgtgtcctcctcccagagcgctaagaaccttggcgtgatcctggacaacaccctgtcgttctcaaccaacatcatggcggtggcccgttcctgtaggttcatgctctacaacatccgcagagtacgaccctgcctcacacaggaagcagcgcaggtcctaatccaggcacttgtcatctcccgtctggattactgcaactcgctgttggctgggctccctgcctgtgccattaaacccctacaactcatccagaacgccgcagcccgtctggtgttcaaccttcccaagttctctcacgtcaccccgctcctccgctctctccactggcttccagttgaagctcgcatccgctacaagaccatggtgcttgcctacggagctgtgagggaacggcaccgcagtacctccaggctctgatcaggccctacacccaaacaagggcactgcgttcatccacctctggcctgctcgcctccctaccactgaggaagtacagttcccgctcagcccagtcaaaactgttcgctgctctggccccccaatggtggaacaaactccctcacgacgccaggactgcagagtcaatcaccaccttccggagacacctgaaaccccacctcttcaaggaatacctaggatagtaTAAgtaatcctcctcacccccccccttaaatgatttagatgcactattgtaaagtggctgttccactggatgtcagaaggtgaattcaccaatttgtaagtcgctctggataagagcgtctgctaaatgacttaaatgtaaatgtaatgtcactGGTAATAAACACACCTGTGTTGTACGCTGCCTCAGCTGCCATTTCACAAAGGTTGACGGCATTAATCCAGTTTGACTCGAAGTGGTTGCATTCATCTAGTCTGTCGCcaacctgacaggacagagagaaacccATCAGAACATTTCATTACATTCTAGAGAAGTTTATAGAACTCAAACCATATTTACTTTTAGAACATCAATGACAAACATTGAAAGGCAAACAGGAGTGACTAAAGCGTTTACTATTTTAGATTGTAAATCAAGTTAAAAGTTATTTGGAAATAAACAAGACACCCTAAAGACATAGCTTTTCCAGATGGCTGGATACAAAAATACAGGATCATATATTTTTTTTCGGAAAGATGACTTAATACAACAGTGTATTTTTGGTTTATTTTGAGTACACATTTCACACACCTACTTCAACACGCTGGGCAATGATCACTTGCCAAATGGCATCCTCCTCAGCAGTGGAGAGTTTTTCCAGTGAAGCCAGATATCTCCTTTGAAGGGAGATGAGGGTATGGAGAGCCTGAGTACAACGCAAACAAAACAAACGGTCAAAAACACGAAGGGTCATTTAGGTAGCATGGTGCCATTGCCTTACTGGTTCAATTAGCATTTGATATTTATGGATATAGTTATCACACTGTACATCTTAGCATACACGATAACAAAAATCCACTATGACCCCTTCAGGTACTTACTTTGGAATATTGTGTGATGGAGTCTACGAGAGCCTGAGTGGTCTGGGAGAGGTAAGTGTTTGCACTGTCTGTAACCATAGAGGATGCGCTTCGGATCAGGGATTCATGAGAGAGGTTCTCCACTTGCTGGatagggagagaaacagaaacagtttCATATATGAGCTGAAAGGGGGGATTTTTACGATTAAGGCattcatgtacagtgcattcggaaagtattcagaccccctgaccttttccacattttgttacgttacagccttattctaaaatggatgaaattgtttcCCCCCCTTTTCAATCCACaaacacaatagcccataatgacaaagcaaaaacaggctttcagaaattaaaaataaataacggaaatattacatttgcataagtattcagacccttactgAGCactctgttgaagcacctttggcagggattacagcctcgagtcctcttggttatgacgctacaagcttggcacacctgtttttggggagtttctcacattcttctctgcagatcttctcaagctctgtcaggatggatggggagtgttgctgcacagatattttcaggtcttgtGAGAGCAAGATGTACATATAGGGAGAAACATAATACTGTACCACAAGAGAAAGATACActtagagtgcatttgccattctggcaaaatgcattgtctattgtataggacaAGAAACCAAAGTAAGGCCATGAGAGCATAGGacagctggacataccaaggtcagagggacacacaaaggagggggtcagccaaatgaccaacTGATGGACTATAGACATAGGGCATATATTTTTAGGACATGAAGAGAAGAGACACAGTCTACTAGTCCTAATAAGGACAGACATACCAAAGAACACACCAAGCTAAACTTAAGGATAAGATGGGATAAGATGGGCATGTATTATTTTTGGGACATGAAGAGGTCCTGTCACCATTATAACTTAACTGAAAGCAGATATGGTCGTTATTGGGCGtgaacaagcaggatgcacagattgggatataatggtggcagatggactgagggaagtaacttaatttgcatgtgggatggactcatatgttgtatgtgtataaaaACAGAGCCAGAGCTCTGGAAAAGGGCgtgttccgcggaccatctaggcttctgatatgtttgtattaaaagcctatattgaattcacaagttcttgtaagtGTTATATTTTGTAACGATCCTCCACGACAGTCTTTCAAGAGATGTTCAATcgagttcaagtctgggctctggctgggccattcaaggacattcagagacttgtcccaaagccacttctgcgttgtcttggctgtgtgtttagggtcgatgtcctgttggaaggtgaaccttcaccccagtctgtggtcctgggcgctttggagcaggttttcatcaaggatctctctgtgctttgctccgtTATCTTTCCCTGAATCCTGGCTAGTCTTTGCCAATGAATGACATCctcacaccatgatgctgccaccaccatgcttcaccgtagggatggtgccaggtttcctccagatgtgacgcttggcattcaggccaaggagttcaatcttggtttcatcagacaagaaaatgtgtttctcctggtctgagagtctttaagtgccttttggcaaactccaagcggtctgtcatgtgccttttactaaggagtggcttccgtctggccactatatcataaaggcctgattggtgaagtcctgcggagatggttgtccttctggaagtttctccacagaggaactctggagctctgtcagagtgaccatcaggttcttggtcacctccctgaccatggcccttatccatcgattgctcagtttggcagggctgccagctctaggaagtcttggtggtactgttcttccacttaagaatgaaggaggccactgtgttcttggggaccttcaaggccgccgaaatgttttggtacccttccctagatctgtgcctcgacacaatcctgtcttggagctctacaaacaattccttcaaactcatggcttggtttttgctctgacatgcactgtcaactgtgggacctttaatagaccggcgtgtgcctttccaaatcatgtctaatcaataaaatgtaccacaggtggactccaatcaagttgtagaaacatcccaaggatgatcaatggaaaccggatgcatctgagttcaatttcgagtctcgtagcaaagggtctgaatacttgtgtaaataaggtatttatgtttttaatgtttttgttcatttgcaaaaatgtcaaaaaatcCCTTTTGGCTTCGTCATTATGGGCttattgagtgtagattgatgaagatttgtatttatttaatacattttagaataaggctgtaaagtaacaaaaggtggaaaaagtcaacTTGTCAGCCTTATTCAAATTGTTCAGC
Coding sequences:
- the LOC135546435 gene encoding diablo IAP-binding mitochondrial protein-like, encoding MAALKRSIACLNFFRSTAASVLNSSKPLRHRLVRLRDVTSTSLVSLSVGSGLSAVPFMQQVENLSHESLIRSASSMVTDSANTYLSQTTQALVDSITQYSKALHTLISLQRRYLASLEKLSTAEEDAIWQVIIAQRVEVGDRLDECNHFESNWINAVNLCEMAAEAAYNTGAEHASVTAKTNLQVAKVQVEEVRQISVDAERKLTETQAEEIQRMAEYAFIESGSDDVHEAYLRED